Genomic DNA from Candidatus Aminicenantes bacterium:
TCGTCCGCTCCTGGGCAAAATTTTTAAACACGTACCACAGCGTCACCAGCACCGCCAGCAGGAACAGCAGCGCGATGACGGCGAACAATTTTTTGCGCGACCGGGCCATCTTGATCGGCTTCGTCTTCTCCAGCATCTCCAGGGAACCCAGACGGACAATCTGCAGGGTGATATTGTCGGCGCCGCCGTTGGCGTTGGCCATCTTGACCAGGACGTTGGCCGCGTCCTCGGGATAGTAATCCACGACCGTCCTCATCAGGTCGTCGTCGGTGACCATGTTGCTCAGGCCGTCGGAGCAGAGGACCAGAGCGTCCCCGTCCTCCAGGCCCATGGAATTCACCATTTCCGGCGCCAGGTTCTCCCGGGCTCCCAGGGACATGTACAGGACGTTTTTCTGGGGATGCTCGCGGGCTTCCTCGGGAGAGATTCTCCCCTCTTCCACCAGCTTCTCGACGAAGGAATGGTCGGTGGTGATTTTCCTTATCTTGGCCTTACGGATCAGGTAGATGCGCGAATCGCCGACGTGGGTGATGAACGCCTTCATATCGGCGATGACCATGGCCGAGAAAGTAGTCCCCATGCCCCGTTTTTCAATGTCGGCCGCAGCCTTTTCGAACACCACCGTGTTGGCCTTGCGGATGGCCGCCTCCATGCTTTCCATGATGGCGGTATTCTTTTTCCTGAGCGTCTTGTAGACATCGGAAAAGGTCTCCGAGGCCAGCCGGGAAGCTACGTCCCCGGCCTGGTGCCCGCCCATGCCGTCGGCCACGATGAATAAAAATTCGTTGGCGCTGATTTTTTCGCTGAGGAAATAATCTTCATTGGCGTTGCGGACCTTGCCCACGTCGGTTCGGGCGAAAAAATGGATGTCCATGTTACCGGCTGCTTTTTCTTGGGGATCGGGAACGGATTCCCTGCCACGTCGCTTTCATCATCTCTCCCTGACTGGTCATCCAAACACCGCCTTGCGGACACGTGTCATGACTGCCTCCGCTGCTCTCTTAACACAACGATTTTTTTTTGTCAAATACAGGCGGCCGACTCCGTTTTTTCGCCAGATCGCTAGTGCCCGGCCGGCGTTGGCGCAGGAAAGGATGGTACCGCCTTGGCCAAGGCTTGGGCAACCAGCTCGGTATAGCGCTCAACGGTAAAATGCTCGCGGCAATAAGCCAGGGCCCGGCTGGCGACCGCCTCTCCCTGGGGGCCGGCCGCCAGGCGGATAGCGGCGGCGAAAGCCTCGGGGTCGGGCGCGGCCAGGAAAGCGATCTCCCGGCTGACCGACTGGGTATGGGTAGGCAGGTCGGTGGCCACGACCGGCACGCCGCTGGCCAGGTAGGAATAGATTTTCAGCGGGATATTGGTGCCCAGGATTCTCGGCGAGACCAGGACGGCGGCGGCATGCAGGTAGTACGGGATATCGCGGGAACGCTTCTGCCCGAGCGCCATGATCCGCCCCTCCAGTTCCATCTCCTCGACCTGGCGGCGCAGCTTGGCCACCTGGCCCTCCTTGCCGCCGATCACCACCAGGCGGAAATCGTCGCCCAAAAGGCGCATGCTTTCCAGCAGCAGCGGGATGCCCTGGTAGGCCTCCAGCGTCCCGGCGTACATGATCACTTTTTTTCCGTCGGCATTGATCTCGCCCTTGACCTGCGCCATTTTTTCTTCGCTGCTGACCCCGGGACGGTCGTCCATGAAGTTTTCGATCAGCGTCAGCTTGGCGGCGGCGGTGATGCCGGCGGCGTAGTCGAACAGGGAGCGGCAGATGACGATTACCGCGGTGGCGTTTTTCAGCGAGACCGTTTCGCTGAACTTGAACAGGCGGACGATGATCCGCGAGCGGGTGAAGTTGAAGTTTCCCATCTGCTGGACCAGCGACGAGTGCATGTCGTACAGGTGGGGGATCTTGGTCATCTTCTGGCATAAGACCCCGATGAGGCTCGCCTCTTCATGGGTATGGATCAGGTCATAATCCTCGCGCCAGAGCCGGCGCAGCGCCTTCAGCAACAGGAAAAAATCGAGCCCGACCTTGACCAGCGACGGCCCGGTGCGCACCGACGTGATCCAGGGGAACTTGGCGCAGCGGAAGATCTTCAGCCCCGGGATGTGCTTGTCCACGCCAAAGGGATAGGTGACCAGGTCGACGGTATGCCCCAACGCCGACAGCGCCTTGATGCGGAAATATTCAGAAAAGGGCGTCCCGCGCGGTTCAAAGAAGGGTTCGGGGGCGATCATCAATATTTTCATCGGCAAATCCTATGAGTTCGCGAATGGCATATTCGTTCTTGTCAAACCCCTCGTGATAGATGCGCGAGAGCATTTCGGCCAGCAGCCCCAGCGAGATGGACTGGAAGCCCAGGAAGATCATCAGCAGGGTGAAGAAAAGCAGCGGCCGGCCGGCGATGCCCTGATTGAGGACAAATTTTTCATAGGTCAGGACCAACCCGCAGCCCAGGCCGGTCAAAATCATCAGCAGCCCGGCGCCGCCGAAAATCTGCAGCGGCCGGTGCGAATAAGCCAGGAGGAACTTGAGCGAGATCAGGTCGATCACCACCCGGAACGTCCGGCCCAGGCCGTACTTGGATTTGCCGAATTGGCGGGCGCGGTGGTTGACCGCGATCTCGGTGGAGCGGAT
This window encodes:
- a CDS encoding glycosyltransferase family 4 protein; the encoded protein is MKILMIAPEPFFEPRGTPFSEYFRIKALSALGHTVDLVTYPFGVDKHIPGLKIFRCAKFPWITSVRTGPSLVKVGLDFFLLLKALRRLWREDYDLIHTHEEASLIGVLCQKMTKIPHLYDMHSSLVQQMGNFNFTRSRIIVRLFKFSETVSLKNATAVIVICRSLFDYAAGITAAAKLTLIENFMDDRPGVSSEEKMAQVKGEINADGKKVIMYAGTLEAYQGIPLLLESMRLLGDDFRLVVIGGKEGQVAKLRRQVEEMELEGRIMALGQKRSRDIPYYLHAAAVLVSPRILGTNIPLKIYSYLASGVPVVATDLPTHTQSVSREIAFLAAPDPEAFAAAIRLAAGPQGEAVASRALAYCREHFTVERYTELVAQALAKAVPSFPAPTPAGH